Within Spinacia oleracea cultivar Varoflay chromosome 4, BTI_SOV_V1, whole genome shotgun sequence, the genomic segment ttgatctcactgaattattaatttgttaattaatactgaaccgcacttattagacttaacatagaatgcatacttggaccaagggcattatttccttcacatttgATGTTAAAACCAATCTTCTAGTGATGCTACAGCAAGTAAGGACCTCACATTGGCCATTTTAGCTACTGGGCAAAAGTTGCCTCATAATCTAAGTGATCAGATGTAAAAACCAATCTTCTAGAGAATAGTTTTCCCAGCAAAGTGATGCTCTAAAAAACTTCCAATTCTCTCAATCAAAATCTAACTACTCCTTGTTCACTAAGCAACCTGAAAAATCTTTTACCGTGATCCTTGTTTATGTAGATGATCTTGTTCTGGCGGGTAATGATATGCAGGCTATCAATGACACTAAGGCCTTCATCTCCTCATAATTTCACATGAAAGACATGGGTGAGCTTAGGTACTTCCTTTCCATTGGGGTAGACATATCTCACCAAGGATTTTTCTCTCTCAACAAAAGTATGTGGTTGATCTACTTGAGGAATACAAAATGAAAAATTGCAGACCTCTCAAACTTCCAATGGACAACCACTCAAAAAGTTGATTACTGAAATATGTGATGTCCATGATAATCCAGAAGGTTATCAAAAAATAGTTTGAAAGCTTATCTACCTCACTCTAACCAGGCCTGGCATTGCATATACAGTCCATGCATATATGTACTAAGCAAGTTTATGCACAAACTAACAAATATTCATATGCAAGCAACTAGAAGAGTTCTAAGGTACCTAGCAAATAGTACAGATCAAGACATCATGTTGTCAAGCAAATCAAGGTAGGAGCACTTGCGTTTCCTTGTTGTTTTGAGAACAAGACTGCAATGTCTTCATAAATGCGGGTATACAATTTCATCACCTCTATATATTATCACTTATTCCCGCCTATCATATGATGATATGAGGGTAGAAGATTATGGGGTTGTTTGGTTATGaaagtttttgagagaaaagagTTCTTTTTAGGCGATTAGAGATTTGACCTTTTCAAAAGGCTAATAATGAGATTGTTTGGTTATGAGAGGGtttggaagagagttttggatggaaaaactaattttgaaaaatcTCAATAGGAGTTTTTTGCATTAGAGGTTTGAAAAAGTGGGTGTagaatgataatttttttcataatattgtCCTAAATTACAACTATTACCAACCTACATCATTTTATGTCAATGTCCACAATGGTCCTTTTATACATTAAACATCTAACAAACTATCTGCTAATTTAATTTATCAAACACTTTATACAAGCATCTAATTCGTCCAGCTAGTCAAACCCGTTAATACAAATAACAAACAACTATTATTATCTAGTTAAACCAACTAACGACTAATGGTTAATTGTCAATCAGGGCCAATAAATAGATGCAAGTTAGCTAGCGCCGAGGAAGTCTTGGACAACAACAACGAGCGTCAATTTTGACCGCTAACCAAGTCCAAAGTGATTAGTTTGTTATTGATAGTAAGTAGTACTAATAAAGATATTGTGAGTACCAATAAGGCTAAAAGTCTATTTGATAGTGATTAGTAGTGTATTGATAGGACAAaaaacatataaatttataCCAATAGTGTACAAAATTTGTACAAAATTTGTTCTAATAGAGATTGTTAGTGTCTTAATATAACGctctctatttttatttagccaACCCAACCAGCTCGATCATGGTATAGCCATAATTTTTTTACGGAAATGAcctgcgacctttaagccgtgtcacaatggtgACATGACACGCCTACGTGTcataaactaaaatatttagattatataacctattatacatgttacaaaaaaaggtaggaaaatcttaatattctatttTACAAATTGAGTAATGTActtttttatttcagaaaaataattctaatttatataggaatttagaaaaaaaatacttttaattatttatatgatataggaaattaaaataaaaaatacatttaCTAATTTGtacttagaaaataaaaatacagtATATTAGAAAATAAAGATTAGAAAAAGATATTTCATCTTAATTTAGTTTATTGGGTTTGTTCTACCCTGCTCGCCAACCGAATTGCTCGTTCATCAAATCTATGACTCAATTGCTTGCGTAGTTGCGTTGATCACCcaattccaaattaaaattatattttaaagtaatgcataattatgaattttttatttacataaaatatattattatatataaattagtgtatttttaaattaaattgatgtGTTTTTTTAGTTAcacaaaaaatattttattagattataaattatattttttttatttgtaatttataagataaaaggaaatgtatatttactataaatataataaatatttgtttaattctttgtatctactaccttatttatatatactttcatagtaaaaatattgaattgatagtaaaaaaaaattgatgacgCGTAGCCTACGTGAcgcttatatgtaccaataAAACGCCGACACGTGAGTTGCAAGTTTGCGGCCTTTCATGGTGGGACCTAACAACGCCCCTCAAATTGAGCTAGCTCCTTTAGACATGGTCACACGAATATAAGGAGGGCCAAAATATTGATCCATATAATGCACGTTTGTGTCGGTTGACACTGATTTTGTAACTCCCAAGTCCTAATACTTATGTTTTTAATTCTACTCCGTAGTTTTTGTTATGTCATCCTCAACCCTTGCAATCCTAAGAGAATCTACTTGATTATAACCAACACCCAATACTTTCATTAAAAATGCTCCATTTTTGTTGTCCAACTCCTTAAACTATCCACCTCAATATTACTTATTTGGACCCTCTATTAAACACAAACACACTACctaatcatataaaatattgtaTACCCCTGGCCCCCAATTAGTCAATTCTCTTTACTCCGACTAATTATCAAATACGAAGTAGTGTTTAGTGTAGTTGGTAAGAGGTTACTTCTTATTCCTTACCAAAGTCACAAGTTCGATTCATATCAGCTGCTAGAcaacataatttttaaaattcgtaTCTTAGAACATTATGTATTGATTAGTAGATAAAACCTCACAAGATTTGTATGTGACTGGACTTTCAATCGATTCGTGATAAAATAaaatgctaaaagttacattgaatcttgaaatatgactttttttaatttatttactgTATTGAACTTCAAATAAACAATTAATCTATCAGTTTGTCAAAGCAATGGTAACAGATTTGCCAAGCTATCACTATTAGTCCATTACACGGTTCTTTATGTGTTCGAGAAAAACTATTATACGTATTACAATTGTGCAaagtactactccctccgtcccggaatactcgacccggtttgaccggcacagagtttaagggacttaaattgacttatttaatttaataggtagtagttgatattggggtattattttaatgtagttagtgggaaatgtgtaaaggggtggggttgggggagagtaggggttgaatttttaattattttttgtatggagtagggggtaggtgggttaataggggtggagtgagaaataatataatattgttagaatattttcatttttagaaacagatcaagtattaagggacgacccgataaggaaaacaggtcaagtattccgggacggagggagtactctgTAGTAAGTAAGtagtatatacgaagtattacggagtaataaggagttttattttattaatgttgTGTGTGAAAAATGCTAGAAGAGTTTAAAATTTCTGAAATACGCCCAAAAAACATTAAATTCCCAAGAAATGAAGTGTTTAACAACGTACAGATCGAGGAGTGTTTAACAGCGTAAAGACATGTTGAGGAATGGGAAGTCAAAAGAGCTGCATACAAAGCGGGTACACATCTTGTAAATCCAAGATGAACGAACATGATAACCCATTTTACCAGTTGTCCAAAAACAGAACATAAATATGACAACTTGCCCACAGTCTAAGTAACATGGGATTTTAGTACTTTTATCTACTTAATTTGTGTCGGCAGCCAACCAAATACCATTTGGGTTTCATTATTCAACCCCTAAACTTACTTATCAAATTAGGGATTGTGACTTAGTGCTCGTTTAATCAATATtcattttctttaattattacCTTCGTTCCTTCCTTTTCTTGGATTGACGTTCTTTTTTGTTCTTCTCATTTGGAATCTATTtaattttttgcaaatttttaaTCCCAGTGTATCCTCTTTTTATAATACCTACCTTATCCCTTCTTTATTCCCTAACCTACCCACATATTCTTATTTTATAATTTCTCCACTCAATTTATCCCGTAATTTCCCCACCCACTTTATTTTTTGTACAAGTTAGTGGTCCACCATTAATAAAAGtggaatttaatattttaacacTTTCTCTTTTCTAGAatatcctttttttttaatctccTCCCCGATTCCAACCGAGAAGAACAAAAATAATTAGAGAGAGTACTATATTATGATGTATATGGAGCTTAATGTTTTTTAATATGTAgttctaaaaaaatataattgttGGTGACAGTGGAGTGTTGTGCTTGTTATAAACGATGCAAGAAAGGTTAAGCAAATGATTAAATAATACTCGTGATAGTTTACTAATAATGTACTAGCTACGAACCTATATCTAAAGGTAAAGAAGAGTAAACGTTAAGATCTCGAGGGTAAACCAATTAGGTTAAAATACAAGGAGCTTATATACTTCTATTTCTATCGTATAGAAatcctaaatgaaattaaaaaattactAATGTTTAATTAAGAGAGACTACAGATAATATAATCAGACGAAGGtggtaattataaaaaataaggtAATACTAAAACAATTTCTCCAATGTCAAGGCACATGCTAAACATGTGATTTTTCATCCCTTACAttgtacggagtactccgtataaatctGATACCCCTTGAGAAGTTGAGGCACATACTACACCCAAGTGATTTCATAAACCCCAACcaaaagagagaaaagagaaacaTGGACCAGTCTTAAAACACTGTAACCATAATTTATTGATTCTGTACATATGTTTAATGCCTAATTAACCTGAGTCTGAGAGTCTCGACACAGCTACACCACCAAACGGAATCAGTGAGTGAGATATAATATATTGCATTAAGTATTAAGttagttagttagttagttagttagttCGTTAGTTTATGGCTCATAACTCATTAGACATGTCCAACATTGATATGTCAAACTTGTTCCAGGTTTCAGACATAATTTACCAACGATAACAGAGTTGGCGAGTTAAATTAAAGATCGGGACTGTCATCCTCAGAGTAACAAGGCTTCTGCTCTCTCTGAGCCTTGTACAATACAAAGTGTTTCAAATCCAAATGTGTAAAAAACTACTGGAGAAAAATATATGTAAGCAACATCGTTTACATTGTCAGAACAGATGTTAGGACAGTATCAGTATCAGTATCAGTATCAGTATCAGCATTAATAAAGAAAGCAAAGAAAATGCTAATGGTAAAGTTACAATCAGATGTACCTCAACCTGCAATATACAACAGGCATCATGCCATCATCAAACCTAAGTAatcaaaatgaaaatgaaaacccCAAGAGATTAATTGCCATAATATTCTGTTAACAAACATTGATATCATATCCATGTCTAGCCGTGCAATTCTTCTACTATGAACATCCAGTCATACAGCACGAATTCCCAGTTTTAGGCATAGATATAAAATTAGTGTTCCCGTGTTTGAGGGTCAAAAGCCCAAGGTTATTCCTCACAAAGGCAAGATCCTCCACCCTTTCGACTCCCATCCTTTTCACAGTTTCTCGACATGGAAGACTGTCACATTGCCCACTCTCTCTACACAACGAGACACTAGAAACCTGGCTCAGAACCTTTATGGCTAAAGTCTGCAAGTGTGGTGTTTCAAAACCAAAATTTTCCCACCATGCAACTGGTTCCATCTTATCTCTATATTCAACAGCATCTTCTTCTCCCAACGATCCCTCCAATCTCCAGTAAACACTAAGTTGTTCTCTAAGCAATCTCCTTGCACTACTTTCATGCTCATATCTATCTAAAGTGGCCTTCCATCCCCGCATTACAGTTTTGTCCTTGCTTTGACCTCTCCCAAAATACTTTGGGTTCAGCATGTAGCCTGCTGCGTGAAGCGGTGAAAATAACATATCCCATCTCCTGTCTATCAGTAACTCCATTTGACTAAGTGCAATGTCATCAATGCCCCTGCTCCTCACAACTTCAAGTGACTGAACCCGCCAGTTGTATACATCTCCCATCACAGATTTGTCTATACTGAATGTAGCAAGTAGCCGAACAAAAGGTTCACACAGCTGCAACATCAACTGTGCCCTACACCAGAATTCTTCCCCTAAAATGGTGCCTTCTGTGTTCACAACATCACATGAAGCCGCAAGCTTCCACTGCTTCCACTCAATGTTCATAACTATTTCTTGTAATTCTTGCCTCATTTCAAATATCCTTTGGACTAAACAAAATGAAGGTGCAAATTTCATTGACAACGTATCAGAAATCTCCATCCAATTGTATACATCACAGGAACAAAACCGCTGGTATGCAGAAATAACTTGCTCGATTCCCCTAGCGCACAAAACAACAGATTTCATCCAGTCCAACTCAGCAATCTCTTCCATCAGCAGATGGATAGAATGTGAAGTGCAATGGGACCAAAATATATTAGAAAACTTTGATAATATAACCGATTCGAAAGCACTACTTGCCTGGCCAAGATGCGTTATTATTTGAACTACATTTCTGGGTCCAATTTCTACTATGGCATCACTGAGAACATTGATAAATAAGTTGTCAGCTTCATCCCCTTCATTTATATCAATTGATTTCAGAAACATAACTCCTCTCGGGCTTGCAATGAAGAAGTTAATACAAAAGCATCCAAGTGATCCATCAACACGATTGACACATATTATCGTGCACCCTGTGTGCGGCCAGGACTCCCTTACTAAGGTTATGGCTTTTTCCaactttgttttttctttatttagaAAAGTATCAGACAGCATACTTTTAGACGGGGGTTCATATCCAGGACCAAAAGCTGCAAGTGTTCTGATCATTTCTCGGAAGTATGGGGAATTCACTACATTCATGTTCAATCCATCAGCATAGAAAAATCTAGCTACGGTCTCATCTACATCTTCTTTAGCAAGTGTTCTAATCGAGCTAGCATAGTTCAATTGACAATTCTTCATGCGCTTACCAATCTTTGCACTAAGAggattctttttcttcttcctttgaAGACGTTCCTCTTCTAATATCCGAAATTCTTCTCTCAAAGACTTGTCTATTGTTGGGCAACTTTTCACGCCAACACCAGTGAATCCAAGAAGATGGGCTCTCACACGGGAATAGGAACCATTGTATCTGAGATTACAGTGATTGCATTTCCATCTTTTTGTACCACTACCTTTGTCAAATCCACCAAACACACTAACATGTTTCCAGCCCCATTTATCTGTTTCAGAAGGCATGCTTTCTCATAGAAATAATATTTGTGGCAATTGGGCAACGAAGGACACTAATATATGCCTGCAAAGACGAACCAGAAATGTACGATGAGATATTCATGCAACTAGATCACTGAGGGGAAAGTGTATATGTTCTTAGAAGGTGTAACAGCTAGTATAACTAACTGACATCATCAGATGCATTAATTACCGGCGTCTATTAAGCATATGCACTAAAAACCTTCGTTTTGTATGTGATCAAGCATTCAAGCGTATGTTGGAAACGATACTTTATGACAAAGCAAAGCCCAATGCAGAAACTTTTATCGCCAATTAAACCGCCATAATGAAGCTACATAGCTCAATAAACTAACACATTTTCAATAGTCAAAAGACAGATTATAACTTCTGCCCAAGAGGCATACTCAACTATGGAGTATGTTGAAACAACAACTTATACATAACACTGCTACTGCTATATGACAGGATAACCAGCAGTAGGTTTGCTCCTCTAATCTCTCCATAGTAGAGCTTCATATACTATTAAACTTAAATAGTTCAATTTCACAAAAATACACTTTTAGGAAAGTGCTAATTCACATGGGAATAAGTAATGGATTTCATGTGAGACTGTGTGTCAGAGAGAACGCATTATACACATTAGAGAAGAAAACAACTATCCTTGGTGTTTTTTATCAACTTGTCTTTGAACTTACCTTCATTATACGCCTAGCCAAAGAGCCCCTTAACCTCAAGCTGATAAATTATGTATGATTGGACTGAGTTAGTGTGACCATTTATCTTTCCTATCTTCATTCTTCAAGCTGTTAATTTAGCTCAAGTTGTTTAAACAGCTAAAAATCATTGcacattttaattttttggtaAAAGCAGAAGACATGTAATTAAATTTAACAAATCACAAGGCAGCCATCAGCTATGTTGAAAACCTGTGTTTAAAATCAATCTAACAAGCTTTTGTTGCAGCAAATGTGAAATTTCTATGGAGATCACTAATCAGACATTCAGTATAGAATTTAGAATGCAGTTTATGCTAAATACTAATATACTTAGCAGGTTTGTGGAAGAAAAAACCTATTGAATCATGACCTAACTGCTCTTAACATCAACAACCACAGGTAGCTGAATCACTAGGGAAAACTGCACTGTAGTACCAACTAAAATGACTTAAAATGGTAAATTGTAAGTAAGCCATCATATAGTTATAGTTCATATGTTATTGTGATTAAAGGCGGTAACTGTAAACCATCATAtatttatacggagtatgtttTCATAACCCAATGTTGGACATATCTTAAGCTCCATGTCCTCTGAATTCCTAGCCAAAGCAGAAAGAAATGGGAAGGAGAGGAGTTTTCTGTTGGCATTTGACATAAGAAACGCACAATAAAAGTTTGATGCTTGTTGTCACCATCAGGTCCGAAGCAGCCAAGAACTTATCAAGCAACTTTAGAGTTCACTTCAGAAAGTCTTAGACTAGGAATGTCATTCTGTGCAACAACTTCCCATACCAAATTCCTTAGCAAAACAAAGTTCCAGATAAACATAGTACACCAGTACCCTGACTGTTAAATGGTACAATATTCTACACCAGCAGCCATCAGATTGTTCAGCCTTATTGACTCCAAACAAATCCTCATACAACCAGACATTCTACCTCCATTTGTTGCTTTAatccaggaaagaactttctgCTGATAGCTACTCCTATCACTTAAGACAGACTAACACGAAAACCAACGATTTGTCATCCCTCCTACTAATTGATCGACTTAAAAACATGCTAAACAACTTTTTCAGAAATTAGGAGCTCTTCTTGAGGTCGATCTTACTACACTACCAAAATCAAAGTTAATAACCACCCCCATCCCTATCGTTGAACAAATAGAAACTCAATTACTCAAACCATATCTCCATGTACAACAAAAGTCCAAAATTTGTGTCACATAGATTTATCAAAGAGCATAAGAGCTCTCAACTACTAGTCTACCACCCCTTCAAGAAAATCTATGTTAATATCCAAGATTCGCTAACTAACATACTATATTTTCTACCCACTATCTTCATAACCAATTAACTTCTACCCACTATCTTCATAACCAATTAACATCATAGATTAAGCTACAACATTTCTGGAAGTCCACTGAATTTGTTAGAAGTTGCCCaatcaacaacaacataaaTTAATCGCAGCCCGAATCAAAACCATAACATTCATCTTCTTAAATTCAAGTTATTTCAACAATGATCATATGCTCAAATTTTTGTAATaatcaaaatattttatttatgaattCTGCGGCAATACATATATAAAAGAGTAATTCAGCTTCCGAAAATAATTGATcgaaaaaggagagagagaaaaaaaaggaTTAAGTGGGGGATTAATTAAAATACCTGATAAATTGGGAGGACAAAGGGGCCAAACATTTGAGGGAAGATCGAAACTTTTGCGTTTCGTGTGAGATTAAAACGAAACTTGAAACCCTTCAATTTTGGAAAAGACGGATAATAATGGAGAGTGTGAGAGGAAATGAAAGACGACGACTTTTAGATGAATGGATACGAAACGGGTTTCCCGTTTTTTTTACCTTACTTTTTTGTAGGAAAATTTGATTTTAACTACGGTTGTTTTTGGATTACTATTTGACGCCCACTTTTACGCAAAACGCTCATTCTCTATTTAAGGAAATGTTCCTCTTGTCCCTCTCACCCCACCTAATCCATACTCACGCTTAGCCGCCTAGGGATGGAAATGTTCAGTGGATGATTTATTAACCCGATCACCCGTTAAATTAAACGGATGAAAATCCGAATTAAATGGATGAAAAGCGGGTGATGGGTGAAGCGGTTGATGGATGCGGGTGATGTATCCATCACCTGATCTATCACCCGTTTATCACTCATCCGTCacccatttattttaaatatattatttatactattccctccgtttctttttgtttgttacgtatttctttttgtttgttacatattctttttagggtgtttcacaatgtttgttacgtgggagaatctttccttttataaatttattatactgtCATTTTTGTGCcggcttttaattttaattggtcaaattttttcaactcattaaattttatttacaaTTTCTCAaatatgttaagttagcaatttgtgtgtttttccattattggttcattttgataaataaaacaatcttattgaaggtaaaaattagttcattgataaaatagtcatacgacatctacaatagaAATCAAAACTAACAAATACAAAACAATTTGGATCAAACAAAATTCTAATCCGGCAAAACCACGATCGTTGTAGATGAGATCTGGCAATGATGAATGCCCTTTTTCACATTGTTGTTTGATACAGCCTTCAACGAGGG encodes:
- the LOC110783690 gene encoding uncharacterized protein, with amino-acid sequence MPSETDKWGWKHVSVFGGFDKGSGTKRWKCNHCNLRYNGSYSRVRAHLLGFTGVGVKSCPTIDKSLREEFRILEEERLQRKKKKNPLSAKIGKRMKNCQLNYASSIRTLAKEDVDETVARFFYADGLNMNVVNSPYFREMIRTLAAFGPGYEPPSKSMLSDTFLNKEKTKLEKAITLVRESWPHTGCTIICVNRVDGSLGCFCINFFIASPRGVMFLKSIDINEGDEADNLFINVLSDAIVEIGPRNVVQIITHLGQASSAFESVILSKFSNIFWSHCTSHSIHLLMEEIAELDWMKSVVLCARGIEQVISAYQRFCSCDVYNWMEISDTLSMKFAPSFCLVQRIFEMRQELQEIVMNIEWKQWKLAASCDVVNTEGTILGEEFWCRAQLMLQLCEPFVRLLATFSIDKSVMGDVYNWRVQSLEVVRSRGIDDIALSQMELLIDRRWDMLFSPLHAAGYMLNPKYFGRGQSKDKTVMRGWKATLDRYEHESSARRLLREQLSVYWRLEGSLGEEDAVEYRDKMEPVAWWENFGFETPHLQTLAIKVLSQVSSVSLCRESGQCDSLPCRETVKRMGVERVEDLAFVRNNLGLLTLKHGNTNFISMPKTGNSCCMTGCS